In Providencia zhijiangensis, a single window of DNA contains:
- a CDS encoding tRNA-binding protein, with protein MQIIEWDDFTKVEMRVGTIIRAEVNSKAKKPAYVMDVDLGELGIKRSSAQITVHYTPESLIGKQVLCVCNFEVKRIAGIKSAVLITGAPDETGAIVLAEFNLPVPNGSRLA; from the coding sequence ATGCAAATTATTGAGTGGGACGACTTTACGAAAGTGGAAATGCGTGTTGGTACGATTATTCGTGCAGAAGTGAACAGTAAAGCAAAAAAGCCCGCTTATGTGATGGATGTAGATTTAGGGGAATTGGGAATTAAGCGTTCAAGTGCACAAATTACTGTGCATTACACCCCTGAAAGTTTAATTGGCAAACAGGTTTTATGTGTGTGTAATTTCGAAGTTAAACGTATTGCGGGTATCAAATCTGCAGTCTTAATTACAGGTGCCCCCGATGAAACGGGTGCCATTGTATTAGCTGAATTTAATCTACCTGTGCCGAATGGTTCTCGCTTAGCTTAA
- a CDS encoding DUF1992 domain-containing protein: MSVIDLWAERHIQDALNKGELSNLNGEGKPLQLDDDSQVPEELRAGYRILKNSGYLPPELQQKKEALNLCHMLQQLSADDPNYVAISKQLALLELKLKQANINTDFLYGEYAVTISEHLESK; this comes from the coding sequence ATGTCTGTCATTGATCTTTGGGCAGAGCGTCATATTCAAGACGCTTTAAATAAAGGGGAGTTATCCAACCTCAATGGTGAAGGGAAGCCTTTGCAACTTGATGATGACAGCCAAGTTCCTGAAGAATTAAGGGCAGGCTATCGTATTCTTAAAAATTCTGGGTATCTACCGCCTGAACTGCAACAGAAAAAAGAAGCACTGAATTTATGTCACATGCTGCAGCAACTCTCTGCCGATGACCCCAATTATGTTGCCATCAGTAAGCAATTAGCATTACTCGAGCTAAAACTCAAACAAGCCAATATCAATACCGACTTTTTATATGGCGAATATGCCGTGACAATTTCAGAGCATTTAGAGTCTAAATAG
- a CDS encoding BMC domain-containing protein — translation MKSLGVIETYGLTSAIQAADAACKAASVEIVGYRKIGSGLVSVCFQGEISAVRTAVDHGASVISHQDLLKGTLVIARPEERVITQLLSTKHNASEEENGVEKPVVEAPVAMDVEIAAVEPKADVRKGKKS, via the coding sequence ATGAAAAGTTTAGGCGTCATTGAGACTTACGGGCTGACATCAGCAATACAAGCTGCGGATGCTGCATGCAAAGCGGCGAGTGTCGAGATTGTTGGCTACCGTAAAATCGGTTCTGGCTTAGTTTCTGTTTGTTTTCAAGGGGAAATTAGTGCAGTAAGAACCGCCGTTGACCATGGTGCATCGGTTATCAGCCATCAAGACCTATTAAAAGGCACATTAGTCATTGCCCGCCCAGAAGAGCGAGTGATCACCCAGCTGCTATCCACTAAGCATAACGCGAGCGAAGAAGAAAACGGTGTTGAAAAACCGGTCGTTGAGGCGCCCGTGGCGATGGATGTCGAGATTGCCGCTGTGGAGCCAAAAGCTGATGTGCGTAAAGGGAAAAAATCATGA
- a CDS encoding DMT family transporter produces MFTGFLWLALSIGSEITGTSMIKKTNSFSKLGPSILVIVAYCLCYFALTRAMGYIPVGVAYSLWCGFGIVGVTLVSMILYKQKPDVPAVFAMGLIISGGIIMNTFSNM; encoded by the coding sequence ATGTTTACTGGATTTTTATGGTTGGCATTATCAATTGGTTCAGAAATCACGGGTACATCGATGATCAAAAAAACCAATAGTTTTAGCAAATTAGGCCCGTCAATTTTAGTGATTGTGGCTTATTGTCTGTGCTATTTCGCGTTAACACGAGCAATGGGGTATATCCCTGTTGGGGTTGCGTATTCTTTATGGTGTGGGTTTGGTATTGTTGGTGTGACGTTAGTTTCAATGATTTTATATAAACAAAAACCGGATGTGCCCGCAGTCTTCGCGATGGGATTAATTATCTCTGGCGGCATTATTATGAATACTTTCTCAAATATGTAA
- a CDS encoding DMT family transporter: MSSKAKSWLWMLAVIISETSATSTLKMFDNSEGTTKSLLLGLIVILYVICYYSLSRAVKYIPVGLAYATWSGTGILMVSTLGMLFYGQHPDMAAMIGMGVIASGIVIMNLFSKMGSDEAEPAENSDASLSSTNKVAH, encoded by the coding sequence ATGTCCTCTAAAGCAAAATCATGGCTTTGGATGCTAGCGGTTATTATTTCTGAAACCTCAGCAACATCCACATTGAAAATGTTCGATAATAGTGAAGGAACAACTAAATCATTATTATTAGGTCTGATAGTGATTCTTTATGTTATCTGTTATTACTCTCTTTCTCGCGCAGTGAAATATATTCCGGTTGGGCTAGCGTATGCGACTTGGTCGGGTACTGGTATTTTGATGGTTTCAACTTTAGGTATGCTGTTTTATGGGCAGCACCCCGATATGGCGGCAATGATTGGGATGGGGGTTATTGCCTCTGGGATCGTGATTATGAACTTGTTTTCTAAAATGGGCTCGGATGAGGCGGAACCGGCTGAAAATTCGGATGCGTCACTGTCTTCAACCAACAAAGTTGCTCATTAA
- a CDS encoding phosphate propanoyltransferase, whose translation MINQQLMGKILSRLAMSNPASMIDSPIAIPVGVSNRHVHLSQEDVTALFGEGYQLTPFKDLKQPGQFAAKECVMVVGPKGSISKVRVLGPTRPTTQLEVSKADCFALGIKAPVRESGDLNQSGSALLIGPAGHVNLCEQVICAQRHIHMNFMDARSLNVSNGQRVCVRTEGERSLVFDEVVVRVDARFSLEFHIDTDEANAAGLRNSDSVFVVS comes from the coding sequence ATGATAAACCAGCAGCTGATGGGAAAAATTCTGTCTCGCTTAGCTATGTCAAACCCAGCCTCAATGATTGATAGCCCCATTGCTATCCCTGTGGGCGTTTCGAACCGTCATGTCCATCTTTCACAAGAAGATGTTACCGCGCTTTTTGGTGAAGGTTATCAACTGACGCCATTTAAAGATTTGAAGCAACCAGGTCAATTTGCGGCAAAAGAGTGTGTGATGGTGGTTGGGCCTAAAGGGTCGATCAGTAAAGTGCGAGTGTTAGGACCCACAAGACCAACAACTCAGCTGGAAGTCTCGAAAGCAGATTGTTTTGCATTAGGTATTAAAGCGCCAGTACGTGAATCTGGAGATTTAAATCAATCGGGGAGTGCGTTGTTAATTGGCCCCGCAGGGCACGTTAATCTTTGTGAACAAGTCATTTGCGCTCAGCGCCATATTCACATGAATTTCATGGATGCTAGGTCGCTAAATGTCTCCAATGGACAGCGAGTATGTGTTCGCACGGAAGGTGAACGTAGTCTCGTATTTGATGAGGTCGTTGTTCGAGTGGATGCAAGGTTTTCTCTGGAGTTTCATATTGATACAGATGAAGCGAATGCGGCAGGGTTACGTAACAGTGACAGCGTGTTTGTTGTCAGTTAA
- the cutD gene encoding choline TMA-lyase-activating enzyme produces the protein MNTAAEIRGRIFNIQKYSIYDGDGIRTLIFLKGCNIRCPWCANPEGLSSQFQVMFSHDKCVGCGKCVDVCPAGIHYMTTNEQGEAVHRVNRSIDCIGCRKCEEVCISDALDIMGKDVTVSEMMEIIMQDYDFYISSGGGVTIGGGEMSLQTDFAVELLRECKKMMINTAVETQGTTSLANYEKLAEVVDLFLFDVKHIDTIEHKNLFGIGNENVRRNLERLMELGANVVMRMPLVRGYNDSFDAITGAIEYAMELSKRGNLSRIDILPYHQLGRGKYDKLDMIYPIKKDPTYSAEELDQLEAFFKKFDFDIRLVRH, from the coding sequence ATGAACACAGCGGCAGAAATCAGAGGGCGGATATTTAATATCCAGAAGTACTCAATTTATGACGGTGATGGCATTCGAACCCTGATTTTTCTTAAAGGATGCAATATTCGTTGCCCTTGGTGCGCTAACCCTGAAGGGCTAAGTAGCCAGTTCCAAGTGATGTTTTCCCACGATAAATGCGTTGGGTGTGGGAAGTGTGTAGATGTTTGCCCTGCGGGGATCCATTACATGACTACCAATGAACAAGGGGAAGCCGTCCACCGCGTGAATCGTAGTATTGACTGCATCGGTTGCCGTAAATGTGAGGAAGTGTGCATTTCTGATGCGCTAGACATTATGGGGAAAGATGTCACGGTCTCTGAAATGATGGAGATCATCATGCAGGACTACGATTTTTATATTTCCTCTGGCGGAGGTGTCACGATTGGTGGCGGTGAAATGAGTTTACAGACAGATTTTGCCGTTGAGCTTTTGCGTGAATGCAAAAAAATGATGATCAATACAGCGGTTGAAACGCAAGGTACGACATCATTAGCGAATTATGAAAAGTTAGCCGAAGTTGTCGACCTATTCCTGTTTGATGTTAAGCATATCGATACTATTGAGCACAAAAATCTGTTTGGTATTGGTAATGAAAATGTGCGTCGCAACCTCGAAAGATTAATGGAGTTAGGGGCAAATGTGGTGATGCGTATGCCTTTAGTTCGCGGATATAACGATTCTTTTGATGCAATAACAGGCGCAATTGAATACGCCATGGAATTGTCGAAACGCGGCAATTTAAGTCGAATTGATATTCTGCCTTATCACCAGCTTGGTCGCGGAAAATACGACAAGCTCGACATGATTTATCCCATCAAGAAAGACCCAACCTACAGCGCGGAAGAGTTAGATCAATTAGAGGCTTTCTTTAAAAAATTCGATTTCGATATTCGACTGGTTCGTCACTAA
- a CDS encoding helix-turn-helix transcriptional regulator, translated as MLLPELHYRQYSQEVISHQRDGQWQVVFALSGAMEINMHRQHWLLNAGQGVVIPPSVSHAFSGQEGNQNYVLEMPATAQWSVNEKMTHFTLTPAAVGLLNWLQSFPQAPEQNFAVARLLLAQLKPENRWVDELVHWVELRLHLPISCEDIACAFYMSVSTLQRKVKAETGLTVMQFLLQKRMEAAGSLLLTHQTIEHIATLVGYDSHSAFSQAFRKFYGKTPQEYRLQSLPKR; from the coding sequence TTGTTATTACCTGAATTGCACTATCGCCAATATTCCCAAGAGGTTATTTCTCATCAACGTGATGGGCAATGGCAGGTAGTCTTTGCGTTATCAGGGGCGATGGAGATCAATATGCATCGTCAACATTGGCTGCTAAATGCGGGTCAGGGAGTGGTGATCCCGCCGAGTGTTAGTCACGCTTTCAGTGGGCAAGAAGGCAATCAAAATTATGTGCTGGAAATGCCTGCAACGGCGCAGTGGTCAGTAAATGAAAAAATGACGCATTTCACGCTGACGCCAGCGGCGGTGGGGTTATTAAATTGGTTGCAAAGTTTCCCTCAAGCACCGGAACAAAACTTTGCCGTTGCTCGCCTGTTATTAGCCCAGTTAAAACCAGAAAATCGTTGGGTTGATGAGCTGGTTCATTGGGTAGAGTTACGTCTGCATTTACCGATAAGCTGCGAAGACATCGCCTGCGCGTTTTATATGTCAGTCAGTACGTTACAGCGTAAAGTGAAAGCGGAAACGGGGCTTACGGTCATGCAATTCTTATTGCAAAAACGGATGGAGGCAGCGGGAAGTTTATTATTAACTCACCAAACTATTGAGCATATTGCCACTTTGGTGGGGTATGATTCTCACTCTGCATTTAGCCAAGCATTTCGTAAGTTTTACGGTAAAACCCCTCAGGAATATCGCCTACAATCCCTACCTAAACGTTAA